A stretch of Metabacillus sp. FJAT-52054 DNA encodes these proteins:
- the rnc gene encoding ribonuclease III, translating into MQKHTHYKERRNFAKKAEEFKQFQESVGQTFTNEKLLYQAFTHSSYVNEHRKKPYEDNERLEFLGDAVLELTVSQFLYKKYPTMSEGDLTKLRAAIVCEPSLVSFANDLSFGNLILLGKGEEMTGGRARPALLADVFEAFIGALYLDKGLDPVVVFLEKYVFPKVNEGAFSHVMDFKSQLQELVQRDGKGPLEYKILTEKGPAHNREFEAVVSLDGEVLGTGNGRSKKEAEQHAAQEALSKMQTKP; encoded by the coding sequence ATGCAGAAGCATACGCATTATAAAGAGAGAAGAAATTTCGCGAAGAAAGCGGAAGAATTTAAACAGTTTCAGGAAAGCGTCGGACAGACGTTTACCAATGAAAAGCTGCTCTATCAAGCTTTCACCCATTCATCGTATGTGAATGAGCATCGAAAAAAACCTTATGAAGACAATGAACGACTGGAATTTTTAGGAGACGCCGTGCTGGAACTGACCGTTTCCCAATTTCTTTATAAAAAGTACCCAACCATGTCTGAGGGAGATTTGACGAAGCTTCGGGCAGCCATTGTATGTGAACCGTCTCTCGTTTCATTTGCAAATGACCTGTCATTCGGCAATCTTATCCTGCTTGGAAAAGGGGAAGAAATGACTGGTGGACGTGCAAGACCTGCCCTTCTAGCTGATGTTTTTGAGGCATTTATCGGAGCTCTTTATTTAGATAAAGGACTCGATCCTGTTGTTGTCTTTCTTGAAAAATATGTTTTTCCTAAGGTGAACGAAGGTGCTTTTTCTCATGTGATGGATTTTAAAAGCCAGCTGCAGGAGCTTGTGCAAAGAGACGGAAAAGGACCGTTGGAGTATAAAATACTTACCGAAAAAGGACCTGCCCACAACAGGGAATTTGAGGCGGTAGTTTCTCTTGATGGCGAAGTGCTGGGCACTGGCAATGGCCGCTCCAAAAAAGAAGCAGAACAGCATGCTGCTCAGGAAGCACTCTCCAAAATGCAAACGAAACCTTAA
- the smc gene encoding chromosome segregation protein SMC, translating into MFLKRLDIAGFKSFADRASVDFVKGVTAVVGPNGSGKSNITDAVRWVLGEQSAKSLRGGKMEDIIFAGSDSRRGLNLAEVTLTLDNEDHFLPIDFHEVSITRKVFRSGESEYYINKQSCRLKDIVDLFMDSGLGKEAFSIISQGKVEEILSSKAEERRSIFEEAAGVLKYKTRKKKAEHKLSETHDNLNRVQDILHELEGQVEPLKVQASIAKDYLEKKEELEQIEVALTVHDIEELHQKWTSLTKTAESTREKETELAASVQKQEMAISDSRSRVSELDETLDSLQQILLQTSEELEKLEGRKEVLKERRKNAQANRGQLEQLIDELSGKIELLARDRDLEAEKVALLSAEMKEAKQLVKEKQSLLDAQNGNIEHDIERLKSEYFDILNQQTSAKNETSYITEQLRQQSVKNERLSDGNSKYLQERLLLSEEKEKLQKEFTEAEKAMNEQVTAFRQAINRLETNRDSYSKNESALYKAYQYLQQIRSRKEMLEAMQEDYSGFFQGVKEILKARERFSGIHGAIAELLKTEKEYETAIEIALGAASQHIVTEDEKVARSAIAYLKQNSFGRATFLPLSIMKSRKIGTSDKMKLSEHSSFIGIASELAVFDSRYSAVMENLLGAVIVARDLKGANELSKILQFRYRIVTLDGDVVNPGGSMTGGAVKQKTGSLLSRNRELEAIAVQLKEMETQTAELEADVKKRKSSLQEQEQQVEELRKAGDALRINLNTLQTAVKEAEWKVKNVNDHLSIYDAEKESFDHEWQKNEARLTELNALIEKTAAQLKQMDTEISKLSSLKSTQQESRAGLQQELTELKIILAGKQQSYENVSEKAGRLKEEHDENLRRLKEAEEDLSLLTTEVSSNTSGEQTLANASTEKLNEKNKTIEMIAEKKSERTNLQQRLESMEHELKESSRIYKQISDWLKDEELKITRLDIELDTKLNHLRQEYLLTFERAKERYELTLEPEEARRKVKLIKRGIEELGTVNLGAIDEYERVSERYQFLHDQREDLLEAKNTLHQVIDEMDGEMKRRFSTTFEQIRSHFESVFQALFGGGRAELRLSDPEDLLNTGVDIVAQPPGKKLQHLSLLSGGERALTAIALLFSILKVRPVPFCILDEVEAALDEANVYRFAQYLKQFSEQTQFIVITHRKGTMEECDVLYGVTMQESGVSKLVSVRLEDSKEFATTK; encoded by the coding sequence ATGTTCCTCAAACGATTGGACATAGCAGGATTCAAATCCTTTGCAGATCGGGCAAGTGTTGATTTTGTAAAAGGGGTTACAGCAGTCGTTGGACCGAACGGAAGCGGTAAAAGCAATATTACAGATGCGGTCCGCTGGGTTCTTGGTGAGCAATCCGCAAAATCACTCCGCGGCGGTAAAATGGAGGATATCATTTTTGCAGGAAGTGACTCAAGAAGAGGTCTCAATTTGGCAGAAGTTACACTAACCCTTGATAATGAAGATCATTTTTTGCCAATTGATTTTCATGAAGTAAGTATTACGAGGAAAGTATTCCGTTCCGGAGAAAGTGAATATTACATCAACAAGCAGTCCTGCCGCCTAAAAGATATTGTCGATTTATTTATGGATTCAGGACTGGGGAAAGAAGCCTTTTCGATTATAAGCCAAGGGAAGGTAGAAGAAATCCTGAGCAGCAAAGCAGAAGAGCGCCGAAGCATTTTTGAAGAAGCTGCCGGGGTACTGAAATACAAAACAAGAAAAAAGAAAGCCGAACATAAATTATCGGAAACACATGATAACCTGAATCGCGTCCAGGATATTCTTCACGAATTAGAAGGACAGGTAGAGCCTTTAAAAGTTCAGGCATCGATTGCGAAAGATTACTTGGAAAAAAAGGAGGAGCTCGAGCAGATTGAGGTTGCCTTAACGGTACATGATATTGAGGAGCTCCACCAGAAGTGGACAAGTTTGACCAAAACGGCTGAAAGCACCCGGGAAAAAGAAACCGAGCTTGCAGCTTCTGTCCAAAAACAGGAAATGGCCATCAGTGATTCCCGCAGCAGAGTTTCTGAGCTGGATGAGACACTTGACAGCCTTCAGCAAATTCTCCTTCAAACGAGCGAAGAGCTTGAAAAACTCGAGGGGAGAAAAGAAGTCTTAAAAGAGAGAAGAAAAAACGCACAGGCAAACCGCGGCCAGCTAGAACAGCTAATTGATGAGTTGAGCGGGAAAATTGAACTTCTCGCGAGGGACAGGGATTTGGAAGCGGAAAAAGTGGCTCTTCTTTCTGCGGAGATGAAAGAAGCAAAGCAGCTTGTAAAAGAAAAGCAAAGCCTTCTTGATGCTCAGAATGGTAATATCGAACATGATATTGAACGGCTAAAAAGCGAATACTTCGATATACTGAACCAGCAAACATCTGCAAAAAATGAAACATCCTACATAACAGAGCAGCTTAGACAGCAGTCTGTGAAGAATGAGAGGCTTTCCGACGGCAACAGCAAGTATCTCCAGGAACGCCTCCTCTTATCTGAGGAAAAAGAAAAACTGCAAAAAGAATTTACCGAGGCAGAAAAAGCCATGAATGAGCAAGTCACTGCTTTCCGGCAAGCGATTAATAGGCTTGAAACCAATCGTGATTCTTACAGCAAAAACGAATCTGCGCTATATAAGGCCTACCAATACCTGCAGCAAATCCGCTCACGCAAGGAAATGCTGGAAGCAATGCAAGAGGATTATTCCGGATTTTTCCAGGGTGTAAAAGAGATTTTGAAGGCAAGGGAACGATTCAGCGGCATTCATGGAGCGATCGCCGAGCTTTTAAAAACGGAAAAAGAATATGAAACGGCTATAGAAATAGCGCTTGGTGCCGCCTCGCAGCACATTGTGACAGAGGATGAAAAAGTAGCCAGGTCCGCTATAGCCTATCTTAAGCAAAACTCTTTCGGACGGGCTACATTCCTGCCGCTTTCGATCATGAAAAGCAGGAAAATCGGCACTTCAGACAAAATGAAGCTTTCCGAACATTCTTCTTTTATAGGAATCGCATCAGAACTTGCTGTATTCGATTCCCGGTATTCGGCAGTCATGGAAAACCTTCTTGGCGCTGTCATCGTAGCGAGGGATCTAAAAGGAGCTAATGAACTGTCAAAAATCCTTCAATTCAGGTACCGGATCGTTACGCTAGATGGAGACGTTGTCAATCCTGGCGGGTCGATGACAGGCGGGGCTGTAAAGCAAAAGACCGGATCTTTGCTGAGCCGGAACCGCGAGCTTGAAGCCATCGCTGTTCAGCTGAAGGAAATGGAAACCCAAACAGCCGAGCTGGAAGCCGATGTGAAAAAACGAAAATCCTCATTGCAGGAGCAAGAACAGCAAGTTGAGGAGCTGAGAAAAGCAGGAGATGCGCTCCGGATCAATTTGAATACGCTCCAAACGGCCGTAAAAGAAGCGGAATGGAAAGTGAAAAATGTAAATGACCATCTTTCTATCTACGATGCCGAAAAAGAATCATTCGACCACGAATGGCAAAAAAATGAAGCGCGTTTAACTGAACTTAATGCCTTAATCGAGAAGACGGCAGCTCAGCTTAAGCAAATGGATACAGAAATAAGCAAACTGTCATCATTGAAAAGCACGCAGCAGGAGTCCAGGGCCGGGCTTCAGCAGGAACTGACTGAACTGAAGATTATTCTGGCGGGCAAGCAGCAATCCTATGAAAACGTGTCAGAAAAAGCCGGCCGTTTAAAAGAAGAGCATGACGAGAACTTGAGAAGGCTGAAGGAAGCAGAGGAAGATCTGTCGCTTTTGACAACTGAAGTCAGCTCAAATACGAGCGGGGAGCAAACCCTTGCGAATGCTTCAACAGAGAAACTCAACGAAAAGAATAAAACGATCGAAATGATCGCTGAAAAAAAATCCGAGCGTACAAACCTGCAGCAAAGGCTCGAAAGCATGGAGCATGAGCTGAAGGAAAGCTCGCGCATTTATAAGCAGATTTCGGATTGGCTCAAAGATGAAGAATTGAAAATTACACGCCTTGATATCGAGCTTGATACGAAGCTGAACCATCTGCGCCAGGAATACCTGCTTACATTTGAACGTGCAAAAGAGAGATACGAGCTAACTCTTGAGCCTGAAGAAGCAAGAAGAAAAGTAAAACTCATCAAGCGCGGCATTGAAGAGCTCGGCACGGTAAATCTCGGTGCAATCGATGAGTATGAGCGGGTCTCAGAGCGCTATCAATTTCTCCATGATCAGCGGGAAGACCTCCTTGAAGCTAAGAATACGCTTCACCAGGTTATTGATGAAATGGATGGGGAGATGAAACGAAGGTTTTCCACAACCTTCGAGCAGATCCGATCCCATTTCGAGTCTGTCTTCCAAGCATTGTTTGGAGGGGGAAGGGCTGAGCTTAGGCTGTCGGACCCTGAAGATTTATTGAATACTGGTGTGGATATTGTTGCCCAGCCTCCGGGGAAGAAACTGCAGCATCTCAGTCTGCTGTCAGGCGGAGAGCGAGCGCTCACTGCAATTGCGCTTTTATTCTCCATACTAAAAGTCAGACCGGTGCCTTTCTGTATTCTTGATGAGGTGGAAGCAGCCCTTGATGAAGCAAATGTATACCGGTTTGCCCAATATTTGAAACAATTCAGCGAGCAGACCCAATTCATCGTCATTACCCATCGTAAAGGTACAATGGAAGAATGTGATGTGCTGTATGGAGTGACGATGCAGGAGTCGGGAGTTTCCAAGCTCGTATCAGTCAGATTGGAAGATTCCAAAGAATTTGCCACAACAAAGTGA
- the ftsY gene encoding signal recognition particle-docking protein FtsY, with translation MSFFKKLKESITKQSDSVSNKFKDGLTKTRSNFSSRVNELVSRFRKVDEEFFEELEEILISADVGVTTVMDLIEELKTEVKLRNIQDPLEVRDVISEKLVEIYDDGKESSTALNIKENQLNVILVVGVNGVGKTTTIGKLANKFKSEGKSVVLAAGDTFRAGAIEQLEVWGQRTGTAVIKQSAGSDPAAVMFDAVQAAKARKADVLICDTAGRLQNKVNLMNELEKVKRVIEREIPGAPHEVLLVLDATTGQNAMSQAKQFSQSTNVTGIVLTKLDGTAKGGIVLAIRNELDIPVKFVGLGEKIDDLQEFNAQQYVYGLFADLVEEA, from the coding sequence ATGAGCTTTTTTAAAAAATTAAAAGAGAGCATTACGAAGCAGTCTGATTCCGTTTCGAACAAATTTAAAGATGGCCTGACGAAAACAAGGTCCAATTTTTCCTCAAGAGTAAACGAACTGGTTTCACGCTTTAGAAAAGTAGATGAGGAATTCTTTGAAGAGCTGGAAGAAATTCTGATCAGTGCTGATGTAGGAGTCACAACCGTCATGGATTTAATTGAAGAGCTTAAGACTGAAGTCAAGCTCCGCAACATTCAGGATCCTCTCGAGGTTCGCGACGTGATTTCTGAAAAGCTTGTTGAAATATATGATGATGGAAAAGAATCCTCTACCGCGCTGAATATAAAAGAAAACCAGCTGAATGTTATTTTAGTTGTAGGCGTAAACGGAGTCGGGAAAACAACGACGATCGGAAAACTCGCCAATAAATTCAAAAGTGAAGGAAAATCCGTCGTCCTTGCAGCTGGAGATACGTTCCGTGCAGGAGCGATCGAGCAGCTAGAAGTATGGGGACAGCGAACAGGTACTGCAGTCATCAAGCAATCAGCAGGATCCGATCCCGCAGCAGTCATGTTTGATGCCGTACAGGCGGCCAAAGCAAGAAAAGCGGATGTTCTGATTTGTGATACAGCTGGAAGGCTGCAAAACAAAGTGAACTTAATGAACGAGCTCGAAAAAGTAAAACGCGTTATTGAACGGGAAATTCCAGGCGCCCCTCACGAGGTCCTGCTCGTCCTTGATGCTACAACCGGACAAAACGCCATGAGCCAGGCCAAGCAATTTTCACAATCCACCAACGTAACCGGAATTGTCCTGACCAAGCTCGATGGAACCGCAAAAGGAGGCATCGTCCTCGCCATCCGCAACGAACTGGACATTCCCGTCAAGTTCGTAGGTCTAGGAGAAAAAATAGACGACCTCCAGGAATTCAACGCACAGCAATATGTATATGGTCTGTTCGCGGATTTGGTGGAGGAAGCTTAA
- a CDS encoding putative DNA-binding protein — protein sequence MILEKTTRMNYLFDFYQSLLTSKQKSYMSLYYLDDYSLGEIAEEYSVSRQAVYDNIKRTEAMLEQYEEKLLLLHKFQKRNAIMKQLKELASETEREGQLLDLFEALDNLE from the coding sequence GTGATTTTAGAAAAAACGACGCGGATGAATTACCTCTTTGATTTTTATCAGTCACTGCTTACATCGAAGCAGAAGAGCTATATGTCTCTTTATTATCTCGATGATTATTCCCTCGGTGAAATTGCCGAAGAATACAGCGTCAGCAGACAAGCCGTTTATGATAACATTAAACGGACGGAAGCGATGCTTGAGCAATACGAAGAAAAGCTGCTGCTGCTTCATAAGTTTCAGAAGCGCAATGCAATTATGAAACAGCTTAAGGAACTTGCGTCTGAAACGGAACGCGAAGGACAGCTGCTGGATCTTTTTGAAGCGCTGGATAATTTGGAATAA
- the ffh gene encoding signal recognition particle protein: MAFEGLADRLQQTITKIRGKGKVSEADVKEMMREVRLALLEADVNFKVVKDFVKRVSERAVGQEVMQSLTPGQQVIKVVKEELTALMGGEQSKIAVAKKPPTVIMMVGLQGAGKTTTTGKLANLLRKKHNRKPLLVAADIYRPAAIKQLETLGKQLNMDVFSLGDQISPVEIAKQAIAHARQEHHDYVLIDTAGRLHVDENLMDELTQVKELANPDEIFLVVDAMTGQDAVNVAQSFNERLGLTGVVLTKLDGDTRGGAALSIRAVTETPIKYVGLGEKLDAIEAFHPERMASRILGMGDVLTLIEKAQANVDEDKAKELEQKMRTASFTFDDFLEQLGQVRSMGPLDELLGMIPGAGKMKGLKNVQVDEKQIGHVEAIIKSMTKEEKQHPEVINAGRRKRIAKGSGTSVPEVNRLLKQFEDMKKMMKQMTSMSKGKRKGGMKFPFM, from the coding sequence ATGGCTTTCGAAGGATTGGCCGACCGGCTTCAGCAGACCATAACGAAGATTCGCGGCAAAGGAAAAGTTTCCGAGGCCGATGTAAAAGAAATGATGCGGGAAGTCCGACTTGCTCTGCTTGAAGCGGATGTTAATTTCAAGGTCGTTAAAGACTTTGTCAAACGCGTAAGCGAGCGGGCTGTAGGCCAGGAGGTCATGCAGAGTCTTACTCCCGGACAGCAGGTTATTAAAGTCGTTAAGGAAGAATTAACGGCATTGATGGGCGGAGAGCAAAGCAAAATTGCTGTTGCGAAAAAACCTCCGACTGTCATTATGATGGTCGGTCTGCAAGGGGCAGGTAAGACAACGACGACGGGGAAACTTGCTAATCTTCTTAGAAAGAAGCATAACCGCAAACCGCTTTTGGTCGCTGCAGATATATACCGTCCGGCTGCAATTAAACAGCTGGAAACCCTTGGTAAACAGCTGAATATGGATGTTTTTTCACTTGGAGATCAGATTAGTCCTGTTGAAATTGCCAAGCAGGCAATCGCTCATGCGAGGCAGGAACACCATGATTACGTGCTGATTGATACAGCCGGCCGTCTTCATGTTGACGAAAATCTGATGGACGAACTGACTCAGGTAAAAGAACTGGCAAATCCCGATGAAATTTTCCTTGTGGTTGATGCCATGACCGGACAGGATGCTGTCAATGTTGCCCAAAGCTTTAACGAGCGCCTCGGACTTACCGGAGTTGTGCTAACGAAGCTTGACGGCGATACGCGCGGCGGTGCTGCCCTGTCTATTCGTGCGGTAACCGAAACACCTATTAAATATGTGGGTCTCGGTGAAAAGCTCGATGCGATTGAGGCGTTTCACCCTGAACGGATGGCTTCGAGGATCCTTGGAATGGGGGATGTTCTCACCCTGATTGAAAAGGCTCAGGCCAATGTTGATGAAGACAAGGCGAAAGAGCTTGAACAGAAAATGAGAACAGCGAGCTTTACGTTTGATGATTTTCTTGAACAGCTTGGGCAGGTCCGCAGCATGGGTCCGCTTGATGAACTTCTTGGAATGATTCCTGGTGCCGGAAAGATGAAGGGACTTAAGAACGTTCAGGTAGATGAAAAGCAAATCGGTCATGTTGAGGCGATTATCAAGTCCATGACAAAAGAAGAGAAGCAGCATCCGGAGGTCATCAATGCCGGACGCAGAAAGCGGATTGCGAAGGGAAGCGGCACGTCGGTTCCTGAAGTAAACCGCCTGCTTAAGCAATTTGAAGACATGAAAAAGATGATGAAACAGATGACAAGCATGTCAAAAGGCAAGAGAAAAGGCGGCATGAAGTTTCCATTCATGTAA
- the rpsP gene encoding 30S ribosomal protein S16 → MAVKIRLKRMGAKKSPFYRIVVADSRSPRDGRFIETVGTYNPVAQPAEVKIDEALALQWMQNGAKPSDTVRNLFSAQGIMEKFHNSKLNK, encoded by the coding sequence ATGGCAGTAAAAATTCGTTTGAAACGCATGGGAGCAAAAAAATCTCCTTTTTATCGTATCGTAGTAGCAGATTCCCGTTCTCCTCGTGATGGACGTTTCATTGAAACAGTTGGAACTTACAATCCTGTAGCTCAGCCTGCAGAAGTGAAAATTGATGAAGCTTTGGCTCTTCAATGGATGCAAAACGGTGCAAAACCATCTGACACAGTTCGTAACCTGTTCTCAGCACAAGGAATCATGGAAAAATTCCATAATTCTAAATTGAACAAGTAA
- a CDS encoding KH domain-containing protein, whose product MIGLIETIVKPLVDDPAAVSVEEEVQSKVIVYRLTVSRDDVGKVIGKQGRIARAVRSVVYAAGTRSSKRIQLEIND is encoded by the coding sequence ATGATCGGGTTAATCGAAACAATTGTTAAGCCGCTTGTGGATGATCCGGCTGCGGTTTCGGTTGAAGAGGAAGTTCAGAGCAAGGTCATTGTGTACCGGCTCACCGTCAGCCGAGATGATGTCGGAAAAGTCATTGGCAAGCAGGGAAGAATTGCAAGAGCCGTTCGTTCCGTTGTGTATGCAGCGGGGACAAGATCCTCTAAACGAATTCAGCTTGAAATAAACGATTAA
- a CDS encoding YlqD family protein — protein sequence MKIMQTVSVMQVLTENSRNKLQDGFNSNREQLLRECDQLYFQLKKLEKTNISNEMRQQYKKEIEKRKDKIKMVDFQIDQLNTLPLGSELKEKEVQAIVELEVGNSWTSSITERSIIITDGIITEIR from the coding sequence GTGAAGATCATGCAAACGGTATCGGTTATGCAGGTTTTGACAGAGAACAGCAGAAATAAATTGCAGGACGGGTTTAATTCAAACCGGGAGCAGCTGCTGAGAGAGTGCGATCAGCTTTATTTTCAGCTGAAAAAACTCGAGAAAACAAACATAAGCAATGAAATGCGCCAGCAATATAAGAAAGAAATCGAAAAGCGCAAGGATAAAATAAAGATGGTCGACTTTCAAATTGATCAGCTGAATACCCTGCCGCTCGGCAGCGAGCTGAAAGAAAAAGAAGTACAGGCAATTGTCGAGCTTGAAGTGGGTAATTCCTGGACAAGCTCTATCACTGAAAGAAGCATCATTATTACAGATGGAATCATTACTGAAATACGCTGA
- the rimM gene encoding ribosome maturation factor RimM (Essential for efficient processing of 16S rRNA), protein MEGKWFNVGKIVNTHGIRGEVRVISVTDFADERYQPGKKIFIFGEQTTIPKEVEIESHRKHKNFDLLTFKGHPNINDVEGYKGMVIKIPESELSELDENEFYFHEIIDCIVFTDDGKEIGKVKEILTPGANDVWVIKRPRKKDLLIPYIKQVVKEINPSEKKIIITPMEGLIDDED, encoded by the coding sequence ATGGAAGGTAAATGGTTTAATGTTGGAAAGATTGTGAATACCCATGGAATCCGCGGAGAAGTGAGAGTCATTTCTGTCACAGATTTTGCAGATGAGCGCTACCAGCCGGGGAAAAAGATTTTTATTTTCGGCGAACAGACGACGATACCTAAAGAAGTTGAAATCGAAAGTCACCGCAAGCATAAAAACTTTGACTTGCTGACCTTTAAAGGACATCCGAACATAAATGATGTAGAAGGCTATAAAGGAATGGTAATCAAGATTCCGGAGTCTGAACTTTCAGAGCTGGATGAAAATGAATTCTATTTCCATGAAATCATCGATTGCATCGTATTCACGGATGATGGGAAAGAGATTGGAAAAGTAAAAGAAATTCTAACCCCTGGCGCTAATGATGTTTGGGTTATAAAAAGACCCCGTAAAAAAGATTTGCTGATTCCATATATTAAACAAGTCGTTAAAGAGATTAACCCTTCGGAAAAGAAAATTATCATCACTCCGATGGAAGGTTTGATTGATGATGAGGATTGA
- the trmD gene encoding tRNA (guanosine(37)-N1)-methyltransferase TrmD — MRIDFLSIFPKMFEGVLHHSIMKKAQEKEAVKFNVINFRDYADNKHQTVDDYPYGGGAGMVLKPQPIFDAVQAIKDTSAAEPRVILVCPQGERFNQQKAEELAEAEHLVFICGHYEGYDERIRQHLVTDEISIGDFVLTGGELPSMTIADSVVRLLPGVLGNEDSPVLDSFSSGLLEHPHYTRPADFRGMRVPDTLISGNHKLIDEWREQESLKRTFERRPDLLETYELSEKQQKYIEKLKKR; from the coding sequence ATGAGGATTGATTTTCTGTCTATTTTTCCTAAAATGTTTGAAGGGGTGCTCCATCACTCCATCATGAAAAAAGCACAGGAAAAAGAAGCAGTAAAATTTAATGTGATTAATTTCAGGGATTATGCAGACAACAAACATCAAACGGTGGATGATTATCCATACGGCGGCGGTGCCGGAATGGTTCTGAAGCCGCAGCCGATTTTCGACGCGGTGCAGGCAATTAAAGATACGTCGGCTGCCGAGCCGAGGGTTATACTTGTCTGTCCGCAGGGAGAGCGGTTTAATCAGCAGAAAGCAGAAGAATTGGCTGAAGCGGAACACCTTGTCTTTATTTGCGGGCACTACGAGGGATATGATGAGCGGATCCGTCAGCATCTTGTAACAGATGAAATTTCAATCGGCGATTTTGTCCTTACAGGAGGAGAGCTTCCGTCCATGACGATTGCTGACAGTGTTGTCCGTTTGCTGCCGGGAGTACTTGGCAATGAAGATTCCCCTGTCCTTGATTCATTCAGCTCAGGCCTGCTTGAACATCCCCATTACACCCGTCCGGCGGATTTTAGAGGAATGAGAGTGCCGGATACTCTCATATCAGGCAATCATAAGCTGATTGATGAGTGGCGCGAACAGGAATCCTTGAAGCGGACCTTCGAACGGAGACCGGATTTGCTTGAAACCTATGAACTGTCTGAGAAGCAGCAGAAATATATAGAAAAGCTTAAAAAACGCTGA
- the rplS gene encoding 50S ribosomal protein L19, with product MQKLIEEITKEQLKTDLPAFRPGDTVRVHVKVVEGTRERIQLFEGVVIKRRGGGISETFTVRKVSYGVGVERTFPVHTPKIANLEIVRRGKVRRAKLYYLRELRGKKARIKEIR from the coding sequence ATGCAAAAACTAATTGAAGAAATCACAAAAGAACAGCTTAAAACTGATCTTCCGGCGTTCCGTCCTGGTGACACTGTTCGTGTACACGTTAAGGTTGTTGAGGGAACACGTGAACGTATCCAGCTTTTTGAAGGTGTTGTGATTAAGCGTCGTGGTGGTGGAATCAGCGAAACATTCACAGTCCGTAAAGTTTCTTACGGTGTTGGTGTTGAGCGTACATTCCCTGTACACACGCCTAAAATCGCTAATCTTGAAATCGTTCGCCGCGGTAAAGTACGCCGTGCTAAGCTTTACTACTTGCGTGAATTGCGTGGTAAGAAAGCCCGTATTAAAGAAATCCGATAA
- the lepB gene encoding signal peptidase I, which translates to MTKERKEIFEWLKAIGLAIIIAFIIRHFLFSTVVVDGESMLPTLNSYDRMIVNKAGFSLSGPKRFDIVVFHASEDEDYIKRIIGLPGDTVEYKYDQLYINGRPVAEPYLNEYKAELIDPPLTENFTLEEITGRKKVPNGQVFVMGDNRRISKDSRHIGTVPVSEIMGEARVVYWPLPEMRIVK; encoded by the coding sequence TTGACTAAAGAAAGAAAAGAGATATTTGAATGGCTCAAAGCGATTGGACTGGCCATTATCATCGCATTTATTATTCGTCATTTTTTGTTTTCCACGGTCGTGGTGGATGGTGAATCCATGCTTCCTACTCTTAACTCGTATGACCGGATGATCGTAAACAAAGCGGGCTTCTCTCTTTCAGGCCCTAAGAGATTTGACATTGTTGTGTTTCATGCCTCAGAGGATGAGGATTATATTAAAAGAATCATTGGACTTCCCGGAGATACGGTTGAATATAAGTATGATCAGCTATACATAAATGGCAGGCCGGTAGCTGAACCCTATTTAAACGAGTATAAAGCTGAGCTGATTGACCCGCCGCTGACTGAAAACTTTACTCTCGAAGAAATAACAGGGCGTAAAAAGGTGCCAAACGGGCAAGTGTTCGTCATGGGGGACAATCGAAGGATCAGCAAAGACAGCCGTCATATCGGCACAGTGCCGGTGTCGGAGATTATGGGAGAGGCAAGGGTTGTTTACTGGCCGCTTCCTGAAATGCGTATTGTGAAGTAA